One segment of bacterium DNA contains the following:
- a CDS encoding cytochrome c biogenesis protein ResB, translating to MTNENGKAVPSTPPGNNAAEEKQARSIFTVVTDTMASVTLAIFLLVSLALTSVIGTVVLQKGRPEQYLVEYGPGVYKFLQFLDLDDMYRSWWFLTLLLLLMVNITTCSVKRFPRAWRLMTQTPTVLDEALFKRMKHRGSIRRGVAPEEAVRQARAVVEKHYGKVKENRSEGAVTLYVDKGWYGRLGAYIVHLSLLILAVGAVYGGIVGFKGFVAIVEGTAVDRVPLRGKDTALKLPFLVRCDDFQVEYYPDSQQPKDYFSDLTVIRDGQEVVKKRIEVNHPLIVDGIYFYQSSYGVDRNSSVTLQLLDPSGKVAGPDVTVVAGQSFQAMGDPSNYQVEEIIPNITGGRPGVKIAQFLGNTHRDFYLLEAAPDRDKSRGGSVYFRIKGTSIREYTGLQVAWDPGVPVVWLACFVMIIGLYIAFFVAHQRIWVRVDLDSDKSAVLMAGTTNRNPATFEREFETALAELKEAVGGKQR from the coding sequence GTGACCAACGAAAACGGCAAGGCAGTTCCCTCCACCCCCCCTGGAAACAATGCCGCGGAGGAAAAGCAGGCCAGATCGATCTTCACGGTCGTCACCGATACCATGGCCTCGGTGACCCTGGCCATCTTCCTCCTCGTCTCCCTGGCTCTTACGTCCGTCATCGGTACTGTCGTCCTCCAGAAGGGCAGGCCGGAACAGTACCTCGTGGAGTACGGTCCGGGTGTTTACAAATTCCTCCAGTTCCTTGACTTGGACGACATGTACCGCTCCTGGTGGTTCCTGACCCTGCTGCTGCTCCTCATGGTCAACATCACCACCTGCTCCGTCAAGCGGTTCCCCCGGGCATGGAGGCTCATGACCCAGACCCCGACGGTCCTGGACGAGGCCCTGTTCAAGCGAATGAAGCACCGCGGCTCGATCAGGCGCGGCGTGGCCCCTGAAGAGGCGGTGCGGCAGGCCCGGGCTGTGGTGGAGAAGCACTACGGCAAGGTCAAGGAGAACCGTAGTGAAGGCGCCGTGACCCTTTACGTCGATAAGGGCTGGTACGGGCGCCTCGGCGCCTACATCGTTCACCTGAGCCTTCTGATCCTGGCGGTCGGGGCCGTCTACGGCGGCATTGTGGGTTTCAAGGGTTTTGTGGCCATCGTGGAAGGAACAGCTGTTGACCGGGTCCCCCTCAGGGGCAAGGACACCGCGCTCAAGCTTCCCTTCCTCGTCCGGTGCGATGATTTCCAGGTTGAGTATTATCCCGACTCCCAGCAGCCCAAGGACTATTTCAGTGATCTGACGGTCATCCGGGACGGCCAGGAGGTCGTGAAGAAGAGGATCGAGGTCAACCACCCCCTCATCGTCGACGGCATCTACTTCTACCAGTCGAGCTACGGGGTGGATCGCAACTCCTCGGTGACACTCCAGCTCCTCGATCCTTCCGGGAAAGTAGCCGGCCCTGACGTCACCGTTGTGGCCGGACAGAGCTTCCAGGCAATGGGCGATCCTTCCAACTACCAGGTGGAGGAGATCATCCCCAACATCACCGGAGGCAGGCCGGGTGTCAAGATCGCCCAGTTCCTGGGCAACACCCATCGGGATTTCTATCTTCTAGAGGCCGCTCCCGACCGGGACAAGTCCAGGGGCGGTTCGGTCTATTTCCGGATCAAGGGTACCAGCATCAGGGAGTACACGGGCCTGCAGGTGGCCTGGGACCCGGGGGTACCGGTGGTCTGGCTGGCCTGCTTCGTGATGATCATCGGCCTTTACATCGCTTTTTTCGTGGCCCACCAGAGGATCTGGGTCCGGGTAGACCTGGATTCGGACAAATCGGCAGTTCTCATGGCCGGTACGACCAACCGTAACCCGGCCACCTTCGAACGGGAGTTCGAAACCGCTCTCGCGGAGCTCAAGGAAGCCGTGGGAGGGAAACAACGCTGA
- the ccsB gene encoding c-type cytochrome biogenesis protein CcsB: MDSTVLHNMATFAYLFATFFYVAYLAFKNRAVGTLATLTASAGVVVHAIGKGLRWVESYRMGIGHAPLSNMYESMSFFALCVMAAYLVVEWRFKNKALGAVVAPIAFILLAANALLFPDDIRPLVPALQSDWLLYHVITSFVSYGAFAVSFGVSVLYLVKSKAEKKGLKEGSLLATFPDLKFLDEVNYKSVAVGFPLLSLGIITGAAWANYAWGTYWSWDPKETWSLITWFVYAAYLHARFTRGWAGKRAALLSIIGFAAVVFTYFGVNFLLSGLHSYA, translated from the coding sequence ATGGACAGCACCGTTCTTCATAACATGGCGACCTTCGCCTACCTTTTCGCCACCTTTTTTTACGTTGCCTACCTGGCATTCAAGAACCGCGCCGTCGGGACTCTGGCAACCCTGACCGCCTCGGCCGGCGTGGTTGTCCATGCCATCGGCAAGGGTCTCAGGTGGGTCGAGTCCTACCGCATGGGGATCGGGCACGCGCCTCTGTCCAACATGTACGAATCGATGAGCTTCTTCGCTCTTTGCGTCATGGCCGCTTACCTGGTGGTCGAGTGGCGGTTCAAGAATAAAGCTCTCGGAGCGGTTGTGGCGCCCATAGCCTTCATTCTCCTCGCAGCCAACGCCCTATTGTTTCCGGACGATATCCGCCCACTGGTGCCTGCCCTGCAGAGTGACTGGCTCCTTTACCACGTCATCACCTCTTTCGTGAGCTACGGGGCTTTCGCTGTCTCCTTCGGCGTGTCCGTCCTGTACCTTGTGAAGAGCAAGGCGGAAAAGAAGGGCCTCAAGGAGGGTTCCCTCCTGGCTACCTTTCCGGACCTGAAGTTCCTTGACGAGGTGAACTACAAGTCCGTCGCCGTCGGGTTCCCCCTCCTGTCCCTGGGGATCATCACCGGGGCCGCCTGGGCCAACTACGCATGGGGGACTTACTGGAGCTGGGATCCCAAGGAAACCTGGTCCCTCATTACGTGGTTCGTTTACGCCGCGTACCTTCACGCCCGGTTCACGAGGGGTTGGGCCGGAAAACGGGCCGCCCTGCTGTCTATCATCGGCTTCGCTGCCGTGGTGTTCACATATTTCGGGGTCAATTTCCTTCTTTCCGGGCTTCACAGCTACGCGTAA
- a CDS encoding cytochrome c3 family protein: MERKRGVLAVVVPVIMLIALVMAAQAQAQECVSAECHSGMGKAKFVHGPVGVGQCVVCHTSGNPKHPTKSPKTDFKLQASGKDLCYLCHEPKDAQPVVHGPIQKGDCISCHDPHQSNTEKQLTKETTSQLCFSCHENNKTTKKVVHGPIAAGDCNICHNPHSSEYPGLVEMQGADLCFLCHLDRQAQFELKYKHQPAAEGCNKCHNSHATDFPYMLIAEGETLCNDCHKPMAEHLEASSIKHSALEKKECTVCHTAHASDYPRQLKASAKEICYTCHKELGIQVKKATYVHGPVKQDDCYACHDSHGSNYTKILKKPFPAEFYMPYATENYAICFDCHNRDIALDRFTTTLTGFRNGDQNMHFLHVNREKGRSCKACHEMHAGSQPKHIRPEVPFGKAWMLPVNFTQTKNGGSCVVGCHKPKDYDRVNPVKY, translated from the coding sequence ATGGAGAGGAAAAGAGGCGTTCTCGCTGTCGTCGTTCCCGTCATCATGCTGATCGCGCTGGTGATGGCCGCCCAGGCCCAGGCCCAGGAGTGTGTTTCCGCGGAGTGCCACTCGGGGATGGGGAAAGCAAAGTTCGTTCACGGACCGGTAGGCGTGGGGCAGTGCGTGGTGTGCCACACCAGCGGCAACCCGAAGCATCCCACGAAGTCGCCGAAAACGGATTTCAAGTTGCAGGCATCGGGAAAGGACCTGTGCTACCTGTGCCACGAGCCCAAGGACGCACAGCCGGTGGTCCACGGACCCATCCAGAAAGGTGACTGCATCTCGTGCCATGATCCGCACCAGTCCAACACGGAAAAACAGCTCACCAAGGAGACCACCAGCCAGCTGTGCTTCTCTTGCCACGAGAACAACAAGACCACCAAGAAGGTGGTCCACGGACCGATTGCGGCAGGTGACTGCAACATCTGTCACAACCCTCACTCGTCCGAGTACCCGGGCCTCGTGGAGATGCAGGGAGCAGACCTGTGTTTCCTGTGCCACCTTGACCGGCAGGCACAGTTCGAGCTCAAGTACAAGCACCAGCCGGCCGCCGAGGGGTGCAACAAGTGCCACAACTCCCACGCCACGGATTTTCCCTACATGCTGATCGCCGAGGGTGAGACCCTGTGCAACGATTGTCACAAGCCGATGGCCGAGCACCTTGAAGCGTCGTCCATCAAGCACAGCGCCCTGGAAAAGAAGGAGTGTACCGTCTGTCACACGGCCCACGCTTCCGACTATCCGAGGCAGCTCAAAGCCTCTGCCAAGGAAATCTGCTACACATGTCACAAGGAGTTGGGGATCCAGGTCAAGAAGGCGACCTATGTCCACGGCCCTGTCAAGCAGGACGACTGCTACGCCTGCCACGATTCCCACGGGTCCAACTACACCAAGATCCTCAAAAAACCGTTCCCGGCCGAATTTTACATGCCCTACGCCACCGAGAACTACGCCATCTGCTTCGATTGCCATAACAGGGACATCGCCCTGGACCGGTTCACCACCACGCTGACCGGTTTCCGGAACGGTGACCAGAACATGCACTTCCTTCACGTCAACAGGGAGAAGGGCCGCTCCTGCAAGGCGTGCCACGAGATGCACGCCGGCAGCCAGCCCAAGCACATCCGGCCGGAGGTCCCCTTCGGGAAGGCATGGATGCTCCCGGTGAACTTCACCCAGACGAAGAACGGGGGGAGCTGCGTGGTTGGCTGCCACAAGCCCAAGGATTACGACCGGGTCAACCCCGTGAAATATTGA
- a CDS encoding PP0621 family protein: MRILLWLIMAAALVWAVRELTGSDARSPGDDGGRGEEMVRDPVCGVYVPKSRSVSRRTVGEKVYFCSRECEKKYSAGR, from the coding sequence TTGAGAATTCTTCTTTGGCTGATCATGGCGGCGGCCCTGGTGTGGGCGGTCAGGGAACTGACAGGTTCAGACGCCCGCTCACCCGGGGATGACGGGGGGCGCGGGGAGGAGATGGTCCGGGACCCGGTGTGCGGCGTCTATGTTCCGAAGAGCAGATCTGTCTCCCGGCGAACAGTAGGAGAAAAGGTGTACTTCTGCTCCCGGGAGTGCGAGAAGAAGTATTCAGCTGGCCGCTGA
- the folE gene encoding GTP cyclohydrolase I FolE, translating into MDLKKIEKGVRMILEGVGENPDRPGLADTPHRVAQLYEEIFSGIGADPMEHLHPVKGESHDEMVLIRDIPLYSVCEHHLLPFAGMAHVAYIPEGGRIVGLSKIVRVLETWASRPQVQERLTTQVAESIMKGLNPKGVMVVIEAEHLCISMRGVRKPNSMTVTSAVRGSFRRDERTRSETLALIHGRKQGR; encoded by the coding sequence ATGGACTTGAAGAAAATTGAAAAGGGCGTCCGCATGATCCTCGAGGGTGTTGGTGAAAACCCGGACCGACCCGGGCTGGCCGACACCCCGCATCGCGTCGCCCAGCTGTACGAGGAGATCTTCTCGGGGATCGGCGCCGATCCCATGGAACACCTCCATCCGGTGAAAGGTGAATCCCACGATGAAATGGTCCTCATCCGGGATATCCCCCTCTATTCCGTGTGTGAGCATCACCTGCTCCCCTTTGCCGGAATGGCCCACGTTGCCTATATCCCCGAGGGCGGCAGGATCGTCGGGCTTTCCAAGATCGTCCGGGTTCTGGAAACCTGGGCCTCGAGGCCGCAGGTCCAGGAACGCTTGACCACCCAGGTGGCTGAAAGCATAATGAAGGGGTTGAATCCCAAGGGAGTCATGGTGGTCATCGAGGCCGAGCATCTCTGCATATCCATGAGAGGGGTTCGCAAGCCGAACTCCATGACGGTGACCAGCGCTGTCAGGGGTTCGTTCCGCAGGGATGAACGGACCCGCAGTGAGACTCTGGCCCTTATCCACGGGAGGAAGCAGGGGCGGTAA
- the larC gene encoding nickel pincer cofactor biosynthesis protein LarC: MTETILYIDPFSGVSGDMLLAALISSGVPIEVIMDAVEKVIPGEVRISATQVTRSGLAGIKCDVEVVGGPEKRTLGGMISAVRGAGLDDRVAAASLEVLKSLGEAEARAHGSSGGAVHLHELGGQDTLADIVGVQAAIAWLNPDEIVSGSLNLGCGYVGTSHGMMPVPAPATAFLVEGLPVHSAGPEGEFTTPTGAALMKGVVNRFGPLPAIKVEGVGVGAGTADHDGFPNLLRVFRGSVQDAAQGESAVIIECGIDDLSPEYLAPAVETIQAAGAKEVHLIPVHTKKGRPGVLVRVLAGLEDRDAVVRAVLEATGSSGLRFWEVGRQVLPREKVVVSTPHGPVTFKRWRTPSGYWRFKPEYEEVRRLADQAGVPILKMKELAVAAYLAENDDGLEEN, encoded by the coding sequence GTGACTGAGACTATTCTTTACATCGATCCTTTCAGCGGGGTGTCCGGTGACATGCTCCTCGCTGCGCTGATCTCCTCCGGAGTCCCCATCGAGGTGATCATGGATGCCGTGGAAAAAGTCATCCCGGGAGAGGTCCGGATCAGCGCGACGCAGGTAACGAGGTCCGGGTTGGCAGGGATAAAGTGTGATGTCGAGGTTGTTGGCGGGCCGGAGAAAAGAACCCTGGGCGGGATGATCTCGGCGGTCCGCGGGGCCGGACTCGACGACAGGGTCGCCGCGGCCAGTCTCGAGGTCCTCAAATCACTTGGTGAGGCCGAAGCGAGGGCCCACGGCAGTTCCGGTGGAGCCGTTCATCTCCACGAACTCGGCGGCCAGGATACCCTGGCCGACATCGTTGGGGTCCAGGCGGCCATCGCCTGGCTGAACCCTGATGAGATCGTAAGCGGCTCGTTGAACCTTGGATGCGGATACGTGGGTACGAGCCACGGGATGATGCCCGTCCCGGCTCCTGCGACAGCTTTCCTGGTCGAAGGTCTGCCCGTTCACTCGGCCGGGCCCGAGGGTGAGTTCACCACACCCACCGGCGCTGCTCTGATGAAGGGGGTCGTGAACCGGTTCGGGCCGCTGCCGGCCATAAAGGTAGAGGGGGTGGGTGTCGGAGCGGGAACAGCCGACCACGACGGTTTCCCCAACCTCCTCAGGGTTTTCCGCGGGAGTGTCCAGGATGCGGCCCAGGGTGAAAGCGCCGTGATCATCGAGTGCGGGATCGACGACCTGTCTCCCGAGTACCTTGCTCCGGCGGTCGAGACTATCCAGGCGGCAGGTGCGAAGGAGGTCCACCTCATCCCTGTTCACACCAAGAAAGGGAGGCCTGGTGTCCTCGTCAGGGTCCTTGCCGGCCTGGAGGACCGCGACGCGGTCGTGCGGGCGGTGCTCGAGGCGACAGGCAGCTCGGGGCTTCGGTTCTGGGAAGTGGGACGCCAGGTGCTTCCCAGAGAAAAGGTTGTCGTGTCCACACCCCATGGCCCTGTTACCTTCAAGCGATGGCGGACACCATCCGGGTACTGGCGTTTCAAACCCGAATACGAGGAAGTCAGGCGGCTGGCCGACCAGGCCGGGGTGCCGATCCTGAAGATGAAGGAGCTGGCAGTCGCGGCATACCTTGCGGAGAATGACGATGGACTTGAAGAAAATTGA
- the larB gene encoding nickel pincer cofactor biosynthesis protein LarB gives MDRKQLLDILEQIASGRMKPDEGLSVLADFPSAIMEYAHLDTHRRVRRGVPETVFGQGKTPEQIVGIVGRLSASGDPVLVTRVSETAAAAVLDRWPEADHDPVSRTLHLGMLPHTGGRRVMVMAAGTSDLPVAEEAARTAVFLGMEVRRGYDVGIAGLHRLAAHRDEMAEAGVIIVVAGMEGALPGVVAGLVRVPVIGVPTSIGYGASLAGFTPLLTMLSSCACGLTVVNIDNGYSAAVAAYLILGNAQEEDPSTGSGAPRGAR, from the coding sequence ATGGACCGAAAACAGCTCCTCGACATACTTGAACAGATCGCCTCGGGCCGGATGAAGCCGGATGAAGGGCTTTCCGTCCTGGCCGATTTTCCCTCCGCCATCATGGAGTACGCCCACCTGGACACTCATCGCCGGGTGCGCAGGGGAGTGCCGGAGACGGTCTTCGGACAGGGGAAAACCCCGGAGCAGATCGTCGGGATCGTGGGGCGCCTGTCGGCTTCCGGTGATCCGGTCCTGGTGACCAGGGTGTCGGAAACGGCCGCTGCAGCGGTCCTGGATCGTTGGCCGGAAGCAGATCACGATCCTGTCTCCAGAACTCTCCATCTGGGGATGCTTCCACACACCGGGGGGCGGCGGGTCATGGTCATGGCCGCAGGGACCTCCGACCTCCCTGTGGCGGAAGAGGCCGCAAGGACAGCGGTCTTCCTGGGCATGGAGGTGCGGCGGGGATACGATGTCGGTATTGCAGGCCTTCACCGTCTGGCGGCGCATCGGGATGAGATGGCCGAAGCCGGAGTCATCATCGTCGTGGCCGGGATGGAAGGGGCGCTTCCCGGCGTGGTCGCCGGTCTGGTCCGCGTCCCGGTGATCGGAGTCCCCACCAGCATCGGTTACGGGGCTTCCCTGGCCGGTTTTACACCTTTGCTGACCATGCTCTCTTCCTGTGCCTGCGGCCTGACGGTGGTCAACATAGACAACGGTTACAGCGCTGCCGTCGCCGCGTATCTCATCCTGGGAAATGCCCAGGAAGAGGACCCTTCGACAGGCTCGGGCGCCCCGCGCGGGGCGCGTTGA